A genome region from Camelina sativa cultivar DH55 chromosome 10, Cs, whole genome shotgun sequence includes the following:
- the LOC104718911 gene encoding ABC transporter G family member 41 isoform X2 — protein MREDDNKEKSFQVELRSQWATVERLPTVKRVTTALLDTRDEASDKGRVIDITKLEASERHLLIEKLFKQIEADNLHLLRKIRTRIDKVGIELPTVEVKFKELSVEAKCEVIHGKTIPTLWNTVKGLLSEFICSKKETKIDILKGVSGIIRPGRMTLLLGPPGCGKTTLLQALSGRLSGSVKVGGEVSYNGCLLSEFIPEKTSSYISQTDLHIPELTVRETLDFATCCQGVGSRMEIMKEISRREKLQEIVPDPVIDAYMKAISVEGLKNNLQTDYILKILGLDICADTRAGDATRPGISGGQKRRLTTGEIVVGPATTVFMDEISNGLDSSTTFQIVSCLQQLAHIAEATILISLLQPAPETFELFDDVILMGEGKIIYHAPRADICRFFEGCGFKCPERKGVADFLQEVMSRKDQEQYWCHTSKPYSYISVDSFIKKFEESNLWLLLKEELTKPFDKTQTRKDGLCFRKYSLGKWEMLKACSRREYLLMKRNSFIYLFKSGLLVFNALVTMTVFIQVGATRDARHGNYLMGSMFTALFRLLADGLPELTLTISRMGVFSKQKDLYFHPAWAYAIPSIILKIPLSVLDTFLWTLLTYYVIGYSPEVGRFFRHFLILFTFHFSCVSMFRAIAAIFRTFVASTLTGATSVLVLALFGGFVIPRSSMPAWLGWGFWLSPLSYAEIGLTTNEFFSPRWRKLISGNTTLGEQVLDVRGLNFGRHPYWTAFGALVGFVLFFNALYLLALTYRNNPQRSRAIVSHEKNSQRSEEEFKSCPEVTSRAKTGKVILPFTPLTVTFQNVHYYIETPQGKTRQLLSDVTGALKPGVLTSLMGVSGAGKTTLLDVLSGRKTRGIIKGEIQVSGYPKVQETFARVSGYCEQFDLHSPNITVEESLKYSAWLRLPHNIDSKTKNELVNEVLETVELDDIKDSMVGLPGISGLATEQRKRLTIAVELVANPSIIFMDEPTTGLDARAAAIVMRAVKNIAETGRTVVCTIHQPSIDIFETFDELILMKNGGQLIYYGPLGKHSSKVIEYFESIPGVPKIQKNYNPATWMLDITGKSTEDKLGMDYAQAYKDSTLYRQNKMMVDQLSSASPGSEALSFPSRFSQTGWGQLKACLWKQHCSYWRNPSHNLTRIVFILLNSTLCGSLFWQKAKDINNQQDLFSIFGSMYTLVIFSGINNCATVMNFIATERNVFYRERFARMYSSWAYSFSQVLVEIPYSLLQSLLCTIIIYPAIGYQMSVYKLFWSFYSIFCSLLVFNYYGMLMVALTPNIHMALTLRSSFFSMVNLFAGFVMPKQKIPKWWIWMYYLSPTSWVLEGLLSSQYADVDKEITVFGEKKRVSAFLEDYFGYKHGSLAVVAFVLIAYAIIVASLFAFFMSKLNFQKK, from the exons ATGC GTGAAGATGACAACAAGGAAAAGTCTTTCCAAGTTGAGCTTCGGTCGCAGTGGGCAACAGTTGAGAGATTACCAACTGTTAAAAGGGTTACTACTGCTTTGTTAGATACAAGAGATGAAGCGTCGGATAAAGGGAGAGTCATTGATATTACTAAACTTGAGGCTTCTGAGAGACACTTGTTGATTGAAAAACTTTTCAAACAAATCGAGGCTGATAACCTCCATCTACTCAGGAAAATAAGAACGAGAATCGACAA AGTTGGTATAGAGTTACCAACGGTGGAAGTGAAGTTCAAGGAGCTTTCTGTTGAAGCAAAATGCGAAGTAATTCATGGAAAGACTATCCCAACTCTTTGGAATACGGTCAAGGGGTTATTATCT GAGTTCATTTgttcaaagaaagaaaccaagATAGACATCTTGAAAGGAGTCAGCGGAATCATAAGGCCTGGAAG AATGACGCTATTGCTTGGTCCTCCTGGTTGTGGTAAAACCACTCTGCTACAGGCACTTTCTGGAAGACTTTCCGGTTCTGTAAAG GTTGGAGGAGAAGTAAGTTACAATGGTTGCTTACTTTCGGAGTTTATTCCAGAAAAAACGTCAAGTTATATAAGTCAAACTGATCTGCATATTCCAGAGCTGACCGTGAGAGAGACGCTCGACTTCGCAACGTGTTGTCAGGGTGTAGGGAGCCGTATGG AAATTATGAAAGAAATCAGTAGAAGGGAGAAACTCCAAGAAATCGTTCCAGATCCTGTTATAGATGCTTACATGAAG GCAATATCTGTTGAAGGTTTGAAAAACAATTTGCAAACTGACTACATCCTAAAG ATCCTGGGACTCGATATCTGTGCAGATACACGAGCCGGAGATGCCACGAGACCTGGAATATCTGGTGGCCAGAAGAGGAGGTTGACAACAG GGGAAATAGTTGTGGGTCCAGCCACTACTGTGTTCATGGATGAAATATCGAATGGTTTGGACAGCTCAACTACGTTCCAGATAGTGTCATGTCTCCAACAATTGGCGCATATAGCTGAAGCCACCATACTGATTTCACTTCTTCAACCTGCACCAGAAACGTTTGAGCTTTTTGATGATGTGATTCTTATGGGGGAAGGAAAGATAATTTACCATGCTCCACGAGCTGATATCTGCAGATTCTTTGAAGGTTGTGGATTTAAGTGTCCAGAGAGAAAAGGCGTTGCTGACTTCCTTCAGGAG GTTATGTCTAGAAAAGATCAAGAACAATATTGGTGCCACACAAGCAAGCCCTACAGTTATATATCTGTTGATTCATTCATTAAGAAGTTTGAAGAATCAAATCTTTGGTTGCTGCTAAAGGAAGAACTGACAAAGCCGTTTGACAAAACTCAGACTCGCAAGGATGGTCTATGTTTTAGAAAATACTCACTGGGTAAATGGGAGATGCTTAAAGCTTGCTCGAGGAGAGAATATCTTCTGATGAAACGGAATTCTTTCATTTACTTGTTCAAATCTGGACTG TTAGTTTTCAATGCGTTAGTCACAATGACTGTTTTTATTCAAGTTGGAGCCACGAGAGATGCTCGTCATGGGAATTATCTTATGGGTTCTATGTTCACTGCTCTCTTTAGACTTCTTGCCGATGGGCTTCCAGAACTCACTTTGACAATCTCTAGAATGGGAGTGTTCAGCAAACAGAAAGATTTATACTTCCATCCTGCTTGGGCATATGCAATTCCTTCAATTATCCTAAAGATACCTCTATCAGTTCTTGATACATTCCTTTGGACGTTACTGACATACTATGTCATAGGTTACAGCCCCGAAGTCGGAAG GTTCTTCCGGCACTTCCTTATCTTATTTACATTCCACTTTTCATGTGTATCAATGTTTCGCGCTATAGCAGCAATCTTTCGCACTTTTGTTGCTTCAACATTAACTGGAGCTACTTCGGTATTGGTTCTCGCGTTATTTGGAGGCTTTGTTATTCCAAGAT CGTCCATGCCTGCTTGGCTGGGATGGGGATTCTGGCTATCTCCCTTATCATATGCTGAGATTGGTCTAACGACAAATGAATTTTTCTCTCCACGTTGGAGAAAG TTAATCTCTGGAAACACTACGCTGGGAGAACAAGTGTTAGATGTCCGTGGATTGAATTTTGGTAGGCATCCTTACTGGACAGCTTTTGGTGCTTTAGTCGGGTTCGTATTGTTCTTCAATGCCCTCTACTTGTTGGCCCTGACATATCGGAATA ATCCACAAAGATCCCGTGCTATTGTCTCTCATGAGAAGAACTCTCAGCGCTCAGAAGAAGAATTTAAATCCTGCCCCGAAGTTACTTCCCGAGCTAAAACAG GAAAAGTTATCTTGCCTTTCACGCCCCTCACTGTCACATTTCAAAATGTGCATTATTATATTGAAACTCCTCAG GGAAAGACGCGGCAACTTCTCTCTGATGTTACAGGTGCATTGAAGCCCGGAGTTCTCACATCTTTGATGGGGGTCAGTGGGGCAGGGAAAACGACTCTTCTTGATGTACTTTCTGGAAGGAAAACTCGCGGTATCATCAAAGGAGAGATTCAAGTAAGCGGATATCCCAAGGTTCAAGAAACATTTGCACGAGTATCAGGTTACTGTGAACAGTTTGATCTTCACTCTCCTAATATAACGGTGGAAGAGTCTTTGAAATATTCTGCTTGGCTTCGACTCCCTCATAATATTGATTCAAAGACCAAGAAC GAACTCGTCAATGAAGTCCTTGAGACAGTTGAGCTTGATGATATTAAAGATTCGATGGTGGGACTTCCTGGAATTAGTGGTTTAGCTACAGAACAACGCAAAAGGCTGACTATAGCTGTGGAGCTTGTTGCTAACCCTTCCATCATATTTATGGATGAACCTACCACAGGGCTTGATGCAAGAGCCGCTGCTATTGTTATGAGAGCTGTGAAAAATATTGCTGAGACTGGGAGAACGGTTGTTTGCACGATCCATCAGCCGAGCATAGATATCTTTGAGACATTTGATGAG CTGATCCTGATGAAAAATGGGGGTCAGCTTATCTACTATGGTCCTCTTGGAAAACATTCAAGTAAAGTGATCGAATATTTCGAG AGCATACCTGGAGTTCCAAAGATCCAAAAGAACTATAATCCAGCCACTTGGATGTTAGATATTACTGGTAAATCTACAGAGGACAAACTTGGAATGGATTATGCACAAGCATACAAGGATTCAACTCTGTACAG GCAGAACAAAATGATGGTTGATCAACTGAGTTCTGCATCTCCGGGATCAGAAGCTTTGAGCTTTCCTTCACGATTTTCACAAACAGGTTGGGGGCAACTAAAGGCTTGCCTTTGGAAACAGCATTGCTCTTATTGGAGAAACCCTTCACACAATCTCACTCGCATAGTCTTCATATTGCTCAACTCTACGCTATGTGGCTCTCTCTTCTGGCAAAAAGCTAAAGACAT AAACAATCAGCAAGATCTCTTCAGCATATTTGGCTCAATGTACACTCTCGTGATCTTTTCGGGAATAAACAACTGTGCGACAGTGATGAACTTCATTGCAACCGAACGCAATGTTTTCTACCGTGAAAGGTTTGCGCGGATGTACTCCTCATGGGCGTATTCATTTTCTCAG GTCCTAGTTGAGATTCCATACTCACTTCTCCAGTCTCTACTATGTACAATAATCATATATCCTGCGATCGGTTACCAGATGTCAGTTTACAAACTGTTTTGGAGCTTTTACAGCATCTTCTGCTCGTTGCTCGTCTTCAACTACTATGGCATGCTTATGGTTGCTTTGACGCCAAATATTCACATGGCATTGACTCTACGCTCGTCGTTTTTCTCCATGGTAAATCTATTTGCTGGCTTCGTCATGCCAAAACAG AAAATCCCAAAATGGTGGATATGGATGTATTACCTGAGCCCGACATCATGGGTGTTGGAAGGGTTACTGAGTTCGCAGTATGCAGATGTGGACAAAGAGATAACAGTatttggagaaaagaaaagagtttcaGCCTTCTTGGAAGATTACTTCGGTTACAAACATGGCTCATTGGCTGTAGTAGCGTTTGTTCTTATCGCTTATGCTATCATCGTAGCCTCTCTTTTTGCATTCTTCATGAGCAAACTCAATTTCCAAAAGAAATAG
- the LOC104718911 gene encoding ABC transporter G family member 41 isoform X1, producing the protein MAQTGEDDNKEKSFQVELRSQWATVERLPTVKRVTTALLDTRDEASDKGRVIDITKLEASERHLLIEKLFKQIEADNLHLLRKIRTRIDKVGIELPTVEVKFKELSVEAKCEVIHGKTIPTLWNTVKGLLSEFICSKKETKIDILKGVSGIIRPGRMTLLLGPPGCGKTTLLQALSGRLSGSVKVGGEVSYNGCLLSEFIPEKTSSYISQTDLHIPELTVRETLDFATCCQGVGSRMEIMKEISRREKLQEIVPDPVIDAYMKAISVEGLKNNLQTDYILKILGLDICADTRAGDATRPGISGGQKRRLTTGEIVVGPATTVFMDEISNGLDSSTTFQIVSCLQQLAHIAEATILISLLQPAPETFELFDDVILMGEGKIIYHAPRADICRFFEGCGFKCPERKGVADFLQEVMSRKDQEQYWCHTSKPYSYISVDSFIKKFEESNLWLLLKEELTKPFDKTQTRKDGLCFRKYSLGKWEMLKACSRREYLLMKRNSFIYLFKSGLLVFNALVTMTVFIQVGATRDARHGNYLMGSMFTALFRLLADGLPELTLTISRMGVFSKQKDLYFHPAWAYAIPSIILKIPLSVLDTFLWTLLTYYVIGYSPEVGRFFRHFLILFTFHFSCVSMFRAIAAIFRTFVASTLTGATSVLVLALFGGFVIPRSSMPAWLGWGFWLSPLSYAEIGLTTNEFFSPRWRKLISGNTTLGEQVLDVRGLNFGRHPYWTAFGALVGFVLFFNALYLLALTYRNNPQRSRAIVSHEKNSQRSEEEFKSCPEVTSRAKTGKVILPFTPLTVTFQNVHYYIETPQGKTRQLLSDVTGALKPGVLTSLMGVSGAGKTTLLDVLSGRKTRGIIKGEIQVSGYPKVQETFARVSGYCEQFDLHSPNITVEESLKYSAWLRLPHNIDSKTKNELVNEVLETVELDDIKDSMVGLPGISGLATEQRKRLTIAVELVANPSIIFMDEPTTGLDARAAAIVMRAVKNIAETGRTVVCTIHQPSIDIFETFDELILMKNGGQLIYYGPLGKHSSKVIEYFESIPGVPKIQKNYNPATWMLDITGKSTEDKLGMDYAQAYKDSTLYRQNKMMVDQLSSASPGSEALSFPSRFSQTGWGQLKACLWKQHCSYWRNPSHNLTRIVFILLNSTLCGSLFWQKAKDINNQQDLFSIFGSMYTLVIFSGINNCATVMNFIATERNVFYRERFARMYSSWAYSFSQVLVEIPYSLLQSLLCTIIIYPAIGYQMSVYKLFWSFYSIFCSLLVFNYYGMLMVALTPNIHMALTLRSSFFSMVNLFAGFVMPKQKIPKWWIWMYYLSPTSWVLEGLLSSQYADVDKEITVFGEKKRVSAFLEDYFGYKHGSLAVVAFVLIAYAIIVASLFAFFMSKLNFQKK; encoded by the exons ATGGCTCAAACAGGTGAAGATGACAACAAGGAAAAGTCTTTCCAAGTTGAGCTTCGGTCGCAGTGGGCAACAGTTGAGAGATTACCAACTGTTAAAAGGGTTACTACTGCTTTGTTAGATACAAGAGATGAAGCGTCGGATAAAGGGAGAGTCATTGATATTACTAAACTTGAGGCTTCTGAGAGACACTTGTTGATTGAAAAACTTTTCAAACAAATCGAGGCTGATAACCTCCATCTACTCAGGAAAATAAGAACGAGAATCGACAA AGTTGGTATAGAGTTACCAACGGTGGAAGTGAAGTTCAAGGAGCTTTCTGTTGAAGCAAAATGCGAAGTAATTCATGGAAAGACTATCCCAACTCTTTGGAATACGGTCAAGGGGTTATTATCT GAGTTCATTTgttcaaagaaagaaaccaagATAGACATCTTGAAAGGAGTCAGCGGAATCATAAGGCCTGGAAG AATGACGCTATTGCTTGGTCCTCCTGGTTGTGGTAAAACCACTCTGCTACAGGCACTTTCTGGAAGACTTTCCGGTTCTGTAAAG GTTGGAGGAGAAGTAAGTTACAATGGTTGCTTACTTTCGGAGTTTATTCCAGAAAAAACGTCAAGTTATATAAGTCAAACTGATCTGCATATTCCAGAGCTGACCGTGAGAGAGACGCTCGACTTCGCAACGTGTTGTCAGGGTGTAGGGAGCCGTATGG AAATTATGAAAGAAATCAGTAGAAGGGAGAAACTCCAAGAAATCGTTCCAGATCCTGTTATAGATGCTTACATGAAG GCAATATCTGTTGAAGGTTTGAAAAACAATTTGCAAACTGACTACATCCTAAAG ATCCTGGGACTCGATATCTGTGCAGATACACGAGCCGGAGATGCCACGAGACCTGGAATATCTGGTGGCCAGAAGAGGAGGTTGACAACAG GGGAAATAGTTGTGGGTCCAGCCACTACTGTGTTCATGGATGAAATATCGAATGGTTTGGACAGCTCAACTACGTTCCAGATAGTGTCATGTCTCCAACAATTGGCGCATATAGCTGAAGCCACCATACTGATTTCACTTCTTCAACCTGCACCAGAAACGTTTGAGCTTTTTGATGATGTGATTCTTATGGGGGAAGGAAAGATAATTTACCATGCTCCACGAGCTGATATCTGCAGATTCTTTGAAGGTTGTGGATTTAAGTGTCCAGAGAGAAAAGGCGTTGCTGACTTCCTTCAGGAG GTTATGTCTAGAAAAGATCAAGAACAATATTGGTGCCACACAAGCAAGCCCTACAGTTATATATCTGTTGATTCATTCATTAAGAAGTTTGAAGAATCAAATCTTTGGTTGCTGCTAAAGGAAGAACTGACAAAGCCGTTTGACAAAACTCAGACTCGCAAGGATGGTCTATGTTTTAGAAAATACTCACTGGGTAAATGGGAGATGCTTAAAGCTTGCTCGAGGAGAGAATATCTTCTGATGAAACGGAATTCTTTCATTTACTTGTTCAAATCTGGACTG TTAGTTTTCAATGCGTTAGTCACAATGACTGTTTTTATTCAAGTTGGAGCCACGAGAGATGCTCGTCATGGGAATTATCTTATGGGTTCTATGTTCACTGCTCTCTTTAGACTTCTTGCCGATGGGCTTCCAGAACTCACTTTGACAATCTCTAGAATGGGAGTGTTCAGCAAACAGAAAGATTTATACTTCCATCCTGCTTGGGCATATGCAATTCCTTCAATTATCCTAAAGATACCTCTATCAGTTCTTGATACATTCCTTTGGACGTTACTGACATACTATGTCATAGGTTACAGCCCCGAAGTCGGAAG GTTCTTCCGGCACTTCCTTATCTTATTTACATTCCACTTTTCATGTGTATCAATGTTTCGCGCTATAGCAGCAATCTTTCGCACTTTTGTTGCTTCAACATTAACTGGAGCTACTTCGGTATTGGTTCTCGCGTTATTTGGAGGCTTTGTTATTCCAAGAT CGTCCATGCCTGCTTGGCTGGGATGGGGATTCTGGCTATCTCCCTTATCATATGCTGAGATTGGTCTAACGACAAATGAATTTTTCTCTCCACGTTGGAGAAAG TTAATCTCTGGAAACACTACGCTGGGAGAACAAGTGTTAGATGTCCGTGGATTGAATTTTGGTAGGCATCCTTACTGGACAGCTTTTGGTGCTTTAGTCGGGTTCGTATTGTTCTTCAATGCCCTCTACTTGTTGGCCCTGACATATCGGAATA ATCCACAAAGATCCCGTGCTATTGTCTCTCATGAGAAGAACTCTCAGCGCTCAGAAGAAGAATTTAAATCCTGCCCCGAAGTTACTTCCCGAGCTAAAACAG GAAAAGTTATCTTGCCTTTCACGCCCCTCACTGTCACATTTCAAAATGTGCATTATTATATTGAAACTCCTCAG GGAAAGACGCGGCAACTTCTCTCTGATGTTACAGGTGCATTGAAGCCCGGAGTTCTCACATCTTTGATGGGGGTCAGTGGGGCAGGGAAAACGACTCTTCTTGATGTACTTTCTGGAAGGAAAACTCGCGGTATCATCAAAGGAGAGATTCAAGTAAGCGGATATCCCAAGGTTCAAGAAACATTTGCACGAGTATCAGGTTACTGTGAACAGTTTGATCTTCACTCTCCTAATATAACGGTGGAAGAGTCTTTGAAATATTCTGCTTGGCTTCGACTCCCTCATAATATTGATTCAAAGACCAAGAAC GAACTCGTCAATGAAGTCCTTGAGACAGTTGAGCTTGATGATATTAAAGATTCGATGGTGGGACTTCCTGGAATTAGTGGTTTAGCTACAGAACAACGCAAAAGGCTGACTATAGCTGTGGAGCTTGTTGCTAACCCTTCCATCATATTTATGGATGAACCTACCACAGGGCTTGATGCAAGAGCCGCTGCTATTGTTATGAGAGCTGTGAAAAATATTGCTGAGACTGGGAGAACGGTTGTTTGCACGATCCATCAGCCGAGCATAGATATCTTTGAGACATTTGATGAG CTGATCCTGATGAAAAATGGGGGTCAGCTTATCTACTATGGTCCTCTTGGAAAACATTCAAGTAAAGTGATCGAATATTTCGAG AGCATACCTGGAGTTCCAAAGATCCAAAAGAACTATAATCCAGCCACTTGGATGTTAGATATTACTGGTAAATCTACAGAGGACAAACTTGGAATGGATTATGCACAAGCATACAAGGATTCAACTCTGTACAG GCAGAACAAAATGATGGTTGATCAACTGAGTTCTGCATCTCCGGGATCAGAAGCTTTGAGCTTTCCTTCACGATTTTCACAAACAGGTTGGGGGCAACTAAAGGCTTGCCTTTGGAAACAGCATTGCTCTTATTGGAGAAACCCTTCACACAATCTCACTCGCATAGTCTTCATATTGCTCAACTCTACGCTATGTGGCTCTCTCTTCTGGCAAAAAGCTAAAGACAT AAACAATCAGCAAGATCTCTTCAGCATATTTGGCTCAATGTACACTCTCGTGATCTTTTCGGGAATAAACAACTGTGCGACAGTGATGAACTTCATTGCAACCGAACGCAATGTTTTCTACCGTGAAAGGTTTGCGCGGATGTACTCCTCATGGGCGTATTCATTTTCTCAG GTCCTAGTTGAGATTCCATACTCACTTCTCCAGTCTCTACTATGTACAATAATCATATATCCTGCGATCGGTTACCAGATGTCAGTTTACAAACTGTTTTGGAGCTTTTACAGCATCTTCTGCTCGTTGCTCGTCTTCAACTACTATGGCATGCTTATGGTTGCTTTGACGCCAAATATTCACATGGCATTGACTCTACGCTCGTCGTTTTTCTCCATGGTAAATCTATTTGCTGGCTTCGTCATGCCAAAACAG AAAATCCCAAAATGGTGGATATGGATGTATTACCTGAGCCCGACATCATGGGTGTTGGAAGGGTTACTGAGTTCGCAGTATGCAGATGTGGACAAAGAGATAACAGTatttggagaaaagaaaagagtttcaGCCTTCTTGGAAGATTACTTCGGTTACAAACATGGCTCATTGGCTGTAGTAGCGTTTGTTCTTATCGCTTATGCTATCATCGTAGCCTCTCTTTTTGCATTCTTCATGAGCAAACTCAATTTCCAAAAGAAATAG